The Zea mays cultivar B73 chromosome 7, Zm-B73-REFERENCE-NAM-5.0, whole genome shotgun sequence DNA segment aagaacaaggcaacatagaaaatgttaagtgtaaaagtccttcgtcctccataacattatatccctttggaatataaagcatctcggacgaaggttacgaaggacgtagCTTCGTAAACGTGACAATGAGGAACGAAGCATTCatataaatcatgagatatgaaaatacttaaatgttatcataaaatcatctccatttttattattataaacgaatgtaaatgactccaaattacaaatgtaccttcggtcttgaagaatacaagtgtgatgtgaaggcaaatgacaggttcgtgtgaacagtacgggggtactgttcatctatttatagacacaggacgcagcctgtgacgaattacaattatgccctttacaaaagtttacaacattatcttagacctctatggataaaaaggtcattctatctttatgtcggtttgcaacgccgaagctctataaaaaggaaccttcggccatttcctggggacgatttcagccgaagctgcttcttcacgcaagaccttcggcgcaacgaagcatgggcccaacaatGAATATCCTCCAATATATCCAAAGGGCTAAGAAATTTTGGATTGAATATCAAGACATGCACCTAAATGTGAATATGAATCCCTTTGTTGTACATTAAGGTCATATGGAAGTCAGAAAGTGGACCTTTGTGTCAACAATGACAAACTCATATGGGAACCAAAGTCTAGCATAAAGATTTTGTGAAGATATATACTTTGAATAAGAAACACTCCATAATATAAGTAATGTGGATTAAGGAATCCCCACTACCAACTTATGGAATAAAGAAGCTTGTGTTCCATAAGTATTGATGGGATATGCGCTATGTATGAAAATCCCATTAATGCATGATCAAGAAGGTATATGATGAACCACGTTAGAGTCTTGCATAATAAGCCACAAGAGGATCTTGTAGATCTTCATTTAAGCATTGCATCCATTATTGAAAGGATGGACTTGAAGCAATTATAGAAGACTTAAAAGTGTGGTTCTCAGGGGGAGAAATTTACATACTCCTAAATTGAATTTTGAGCATGAAGTTCAAATGCCTAATTATAGTCTTAAGATTAAATGAAGAAAAAGATGATTTGCACTCTTTTCCCCTTAAGTGAGTTTTAAGTAGAAGTTTCTCACGtaaggtttttaatgagacaAATCATGCAACACAGCAAGCGTGAGCCATGTACTCTTTCTCCAAAATTTTCCCACTGGATTTTTATGGAGTTTTGGGACATGTGCATCTCGCGGCAAGAgggccaagggggagtgttaagaaaCCAGTTTGGGCCTCGAAGGCCCATGTGGCCTATTTAGCCAAAACCCTAACTTTGCACTATATATAGAGGAGCACACCACCATTTGTTGTAATCAGAGAAGAGAATAGATGAATGAGAATATCAGTTCCTCCTATATCTTTGTGTCTCCTGTGTTTGTGAGTTAAGAAGCCTTTGGACTACATTCAGTAGCAAAGGGTTCTTAACACTTCACACCATCAACGGAAGCAAGGGGTTGGATCACGAAAGAAGAAACTTGATAGTTGGTACAATACAGTACCATGTAAGAGAGTGCCGATACATATACATGTGGCGAAGCACTGCCCAGGCTATACGCCTGTAACTGAACACCCGAAAGCTAGGATCAGCTGAATATCAGGATGTGGTCTTTCCTACATGCTACAACAGACTAACAGGTGATCCTTATCTTTCAGGCTTTCAGTTATGGTCGGGCGTATGGCCAGCACTGGTATATATGTCCCGTCACCGACACTCTGTGAATATAAGTACTCGAGCGATTCTCTGTgctttcttcttctgcttcttgttggttgGTTCTGAACTTGAACCatccgtgattgggagcaccaacttcgtgaccgaaggtgctacagcttggttgttgttggcgtttcgaccccgggggggagggggtccctggaccgacgagtgaattgtcgctgtgtgtccctgcccagatgggttggcgcgagatggaacacaagatgtgggacaagccttgtattatcctgcaccaggggtaccgctcgcagtaggggttacaagcgcgtcgcatgagggagagagagagggggacacATAGCTCGTCCGCCGCTTCCCTCGCGCGAACCTCCCTCAGGGTGGCCCtggaccccccccccctcttttatagaggcaaggagagagtCCAGTCGTATAACGGGGggcgtagctatgtgctaacgtgtccggcagtggagtgcctaagccctgtgtacatgccaacgtggccgttgggggagagcttgggccctGTACATCTGATGGCGTGGCCGCTGGAGGAGCGCCTaagtcctgtaggagcacagctgtcagcgcggcgaggaccctgctgacgtctccttgctgtcgtaaggggctgagagccaccggcgtcatggcgcacgcggggcaccatcattacccgtcgccggggtaagccagatgggacgccggtcttgttcttcctagcctgagcaggctaggaatagggaaatgatgtatcccctgttagcgcggtcggtccgagccaagGGTCgatcgaggcggagacttctcttgaggccgaggccggggtcgggcgaggacgtgattcctcccgagaccggggtcgaggccgagtccgggggtcgggcgaggcggagatctcctcccgaggccggagcgtgaggtcgggcgaggcggagcttcctgttgcgcccgaggcttgaacttggtggttgatcgtgacttgttatcagtcgttgccggggtgactgacacggcagtcggagcggagcgagcagcgctgttttcctgtcatatcggacagtaaagaagaggggcgaagtgactgcggtcactttggcctggccgactgaggcgcgtgtgtcaggatacggcgtcaggcatcccctgcatttaatgcgcctgcggagcggtcggttggtgaggcggtatggccaatgttgcttcacaacgaagcctgcccgagccgggcctcgggagagccgagggggcACCCGCtgtctgaggaggccctcgggcgaggcgtgaacttgtctgggactactgttccaacccgaggctgggctcgggtgagatcgcGTTCCTCGGGCAGACGAAGTCTTGGCTTGAACCGCACCCGTCAGTTGGTGTGAGGGTGTTAATCAGCcatgattaggagcgttgggggtacccctaattatggtacccgacagttgttgaacgaagccatcgtctcaacagtggaagtgagttcaccgaaggtgggcgctaatgttggagacttgttctcaaatgctatgaattaagaacaaggcaacacaaatgttaatggttaaagaccttcgtcttacgaagcattatctccctcaagatataatgatcttcagacgaaggtcatgaaggtcataccttcatcaatCCAATATGTAATGTAAAAGCAGAAGCATGCGTTCCATataaagaatatgaataatcatattaaatcattagattatttatattctcatcgaATAATCGTGAATAAACAGTAACGAtatcaaattacatttataccttcagcttgacagaaggtaagaattcaAGTGTGACGTGCCAGTGAAtataagtcagtgtgaacagtacaggggtattgttcacctatttatatgcacgggatgcaacccggtcaaaattacatttacgtCCTTAATAACTAATTATAAACATGACACAAGTTATCATGGACTAAACGATCTttttctctttaagtcggtgttgcccttcgtctcaaggtgtgtcgtcatgccgaagctccctggattgtaGCTTCGGTATATACCTTCGCGTTATATCTTCTTGCATATCGTCCTGCCGAAAGTGTTTTTGGTTAGATAACtttcggcgaagaagaaggctCCCAACACCTGCCGACCTCAATATAATTCTAGGATCTTTTCTGATCTCTGGTGGGGTCTTATCCGAGAGGCGAGATCCAAGTTCTGGAGGAGATCCACGATGCCCTCAACGCGCCTCGCAGACAGTCTGCCGATAGACGGTTCACGCGCCATATAGAAGACTAGAGCCGTAGTCGCGGATGGTCAAGCCGCTCATCACGGGTGGTCCACGCTAACGCAGAGAGAACCCTGAGGTCCGTGTATAGTGTGCCGATCCTAGAGTTTGTTTGGTGATTGACCCCAAAAGTGAGCCCTCACGTGCTCATAAACCTCTCAACAGAATGGACACACTGAACGAGTTCTTCACACTATCAACGGAAGCAAGGGGTTGGATCGGGAAAGAAGAAACTTTATAGTTGATACAGTACCATGTAAGAGAGTGCCGATACATATACATGTGGCGAAGGCGAAGCACTGCCCAGGCTATACGCCTGTAACTGAAGACCTGAAAGCTAGGATCAGCTGAATATCAGGATGTGGCCCTTTCCTATATGCTACAACAGACTAACAGCTGATCCCTATCTTTCAGGCCTTCAGTTATGGCCGGGCGTATGGCCAGCACTGGTATATATGTCCCGGCACCGGCACTCTCCGCGTGATTGGTTGGCTCGCCAACCGTAACCAGGACCACCGCGTGCGTTGACCATGACCAGACGCATGATTGGTTACCTGTACTGCTCTAGCACGGCCTGCATGTCAACATGCAGCCaaaacacctttttccaccatttgCCTGCATGCGTGGAGACGGACGAGGCGATGATCTCTACGAGGCTAGGTGCGCGTGAGCCCGGCGCATCCGCTGCATGCAACCAATCACCCCCTCTGTGAATAGAAGTACTCCAGCGTTCTCGTCTTTTACACCACTAAAACCAAACTGATGGCGAGTGTCGAAAAGATAGTGTTGCAGAAACTTCTCTGATCCTGATCAGAGCTTCTAAGAGGGGACGAATGAATTAAATCGAATGTATTCGTGTTTTCTGCACTAACGACTGAAAAAAAACATGTATACCCACCCACATGAGCTCTGTATGGCTGTATCACCTATTTCTGAACCCTCCCCCCCAAAAAAGATAAGAGATTGTGCTCCAGTGGTTTCTTCCTGTATCAGACACGCATGCCTCCCCTTCTCTGAACTCACTGTGTGTACACAACGCGAGCCTTCTAATGCAGCTATGGCCTGGGCCTGCACACAAGCAGGCGTGCGTCTGTATATATATAATCATTCCATGATTCCATCACCATCTTGTCAGAAGGAGGCGCTCCAGATCGCATCCTGCCCTTCGCCGCATCGCGAATGCACGTACTTGATCCTCTCGACCGGATTGCAGACCCCACTGCACCTCCAGTCAAACGACGCGATGCAGACGTTCCCCGCCTGCGCTTTCCACTCGCAGTCTTTGAGAGAGGGAGAGCAAAGATCGGTTACAGCCTTTTACGGTGAAGAAAAGCTAGAGGCGGTCGAGACGCTGCAGGCGCTGCGAAGAACAAGAAACTGACCTGGTGGCGTGCCGCAGCACATGTCCCTGTCGTCGATGTGCTCCACGTCTAGGCCGATGAACCACGCGCCGAGCGAGACGTCTTCGTTCGCGTATTTATGCAGTATGGGCCTGGGCGGTGGTATATGGTGAACGCATATGGATCAGCTGCCTGCCAGTGCCACTcaagagagagaagaagaagaagaaggttttGTCTTACTGGTTGATGGAGATGTAGGTCGCGAGGTCCTTGGAGATGGCGTATATCTGCCCCGTGGCGTGGCGGAAGTACTTGTTCCCGTCCTCTCCGAACTTCCAGAACTCAGGCTCATGGTATTTCGCATTCCTGATGTGGGGGAAAAAGAAAACATGTATGTCAAAACGAAGGCTGGTATTTCGACGATTCAATTCGAATGCTGCGCTGCTTTTTTTTCAGAGGAATTTATACTTGTCGGAGAGGACCGGTCCCGACTTCATGCAGCCAATGTACACCCGTGGCTTCAGCTTGTGCCGGCCGAGGGTGGCGACGAGCATCCCTGCACATTTTACGCCATGAAGGTTTCTGGACAGGTTTCTGTCTTCTCTAAACGAACACTGAACTCTTGGAGGTGCGTTTTGTTACCGGATCGGAGCAAGGGAGCACGTAGTTTACCTAGGTTCAGGTGAACATCGTCGTCCACCTTGACATAGAAATCCGCGTCCCATAAGGCCACGGCAGTTGAGAAGAATGTCTTGGTCTTCGCAGACAGCTTGTGGTACCCTTCGACATGGTCCTGCGAAGCATATATGCACAGTTCAGCTGCAGATCGAGCATAGATTTTGGGTGTTCTGTGCTTCAACGGAGTACACCCGTGGCCGTGGCTTCAGTGGAGATCATCGTACCAGCCTAAGAAAGTCGCCATGAATTTCATCCTCCGCGTCTATAGCTTTGTCAAGGACGTTGTTCGATGTAGCGCTGCAACAACGCATAGAGAAGAAAAAAAAAccagtttttttttttttacttCAGTGAATGCATAAACTATTGAATATATGTAAAACATGCGTTCGTAACGTTTTCGCGAACGTTAGACTGAAAGGCGATACAGTTAAAGCATACCTATGCCCTATCGTAAACCGGACGACGATTCCCTTCTCCTCCAGTTTCTTGAGCTTCTCACCTGATAAACAGCAGGTCAGACAAGCACAGTAAAACAAAAGAGAAATAGCAGTCAGCCCTAATGGATATTTCCTGCGCCATTGGATCTTTCAAGAAAatatataaaaataaataaacagagagaatcCTGCATCATCATCATTTCCTCTGCATCAGTCCGGGGGAAAGACAAAGAATCACGAACCTTGAGGCATCCAGGTCTCCCTCACGGAATCCCGACGCTTCCTGCTGCTGAAGGCGGTGTTGACCCCGATCACCACGAACACCCTTCTCCTCTGCTTACTTACGCCACCACCTGTACTTTCCCCGTGAAGCTCGTTGATGCTGCGCTTCGCTGCCAGCTCCATCTGCAGTGTGTCAATTGACTTCTCCAAGTATCTGGACGGACACAGAATGATACCCAGATTATTAGTCCCAAACTGGCTGGCAGTCAGAGAGGCCACCGGCTAGCTGTAGACGAGGAACAGTTTCTATAGCCAGTTTTCTATGTCGTTGCTGACTTACTGTATGGCCTCGTGAGTCTTCGACACCTCTCCCATAATGTCCCTGTCTTCTGCCGGTTTCTGAAACCAAGAGAGGGAGGTTACACAATCACTTTACGTTGAAAAGCTTGCTTTACGTTTTCGCAGTCCATTCCATGTGCTTTATGGAAAAATACAGTCAAATGCAGGAGatagttttttttttaaaaaaaaagcaaTGTCGAATACGATGCCTGCAGCAATGTCGAATTCAACAATGTCTCTGAAGTAGCATTGTAGCAAGCTGGTTAGGTTTAGGGATTTATAGAGcaaaatatatataaaaaaagggataacaaacaaaagaataatacAGCACAAAATCCAGGGGTTAGGCGGCCGTACCGGCTTGGCAACAAAATCCTCGGAAAGGCTCTGCAGCTCCGTGTCGTGCTCGTGCTCGTGCTCGTGCCACCCCGTCTGCACCACGACCGGGCTCGGCACCGATCCAAACCTGCCACGAGAACCATCGCCGCCGCAGAACCCGTGAGCCTTGCAGTCGCTCGCGGCACACAGACAGAACTCACCGGGCATGGATGGCTCCAACAGAGAAAGCGGAAGAGAAACCGATCTACTATATTGACTCACAGGTCCGTGACGAGTATGCCGAGGAAGAAGCTGAGGAAGCAGAGGATCAGTATCCGGCGCGAGAGCAGCCTCCTGTCCGAGGCCAGGCCGCCGTTCTTGGGCTTCATCTACCTCCCCTCCGATCGTTCCGCCTCTCTCCTCTTCTCCGGCGTGTCGTGCCGTGTCGTGTCGTGTCGTGTCTATGCGTTTCGTGAGTCACACCATAGGCGAGCGAGGGGAGGGCGGCTTTATGCAGGTTCGACGTAACCGAAGCAGAGGAGAGGAAACACGAGAGGCAGGAGGGAGACGACGACTACTACTTTAATGGTGGACTCGGAGCAAATGCTACGTTCACGGCACAAAGGTGGGAACGCTGTTTTTCTAGAGGCAGAGAGGCCTCTGGTTTAGGGGAAGGCTGTTACGTTACGCTGTTTTTTCTCTCTTTTTATTTTGTTTATTATATACTGCTAGAGATATGTGATTTTCTTAATTGAATGGGTACGAGAGGTATGGGCGACAAAAAAAAATACGGAGTAGATTTTTAGTCATCATATATATGAAGAATGAAAATTTCATAgagcattttttttctttttataacgCGTATTAGGATTTAGAAATCAGGGAAAAAAACTTTACCAGCATATTTTGATCACGAATTACTCTTAAAGTACAGTATCAATTACTTCAGAATCAGTTCCATGGAAGGTAAATCTCCTTTTATTCCAAATTATAAGTTTTTTTAGAGAATCAAATATCTCGAATTTGATAAAAATATGAATATTTATGGAATTAAAGAAGCATAATACAAAAACACAGTTAATTAAAATTCTAATAATATTTATTTAGTATTTTAAATAGCATTGTTTTATTATATATTATATATTAATTAAATATAAGATGTTTTGTAAATAAAATAATTTATAAATTAGGACATAAAAACTACCTTGAGCAATTTTTGGTAAAGTCACACTAAATTTGATTTTTTATTCTTAATGTGTCCAATACCTTCAACCGGTGGTTGAAAAAAACTATAGGAAAATCCTTAACATTTCATTGGGCTCATTTGGTATCTTTTTTTAGCTACAACTTTAGCTACAAACTCCTCATATTCCTCTCATATAAGGGCAAAGTATATTGCTATATGTTAGCCGCCTCATACTCTATCTTAAACAGTGTCATATAGGACCTTTTTATGTAGAGAAAATAGAGAGTGGAGAGAGAACAAGGTCATTGTTTCGTGAAACGACCGCCTTATGAGCTGAAATTTAGGACTATGAAACAACCATACTATTGTATGACTTGTCTTTGTTGTACAATTCACAACTTAGCTCTTTGTTTGGACCTTGATGGCTAGAGGGGAGTGATTGATTGCTCTAGTTTTGCTCTAGGCTATCTCTCTAAACAAACTATTGGTTTATGAAAGACTAACATGTAGCCTGTGCTAACGCTATGATCCCGGGGAGGGGGTCGATTGCGGCGGCGCGAGGGGAGGGGTTGACGGTGGCGGCGCGAGTGAGGGAGAGAGGCTGGGGCGGCGGGGGTCACGTGGGAGTGAGAGGGGGAtagatgatccaaataatattgtccattGGATTTAAGTGAATAAGTGGGGGGATTATCCAGCGATCTGAACCGTTGGTTTTGATGGCGTGTTAAGTCTGGATGCAATTTGTTTAGTGGAATTAGTGTAGGTTATGGGTGTGTGAGTGATTTGGTTGAGTGGGTTTGAAAAGTTTAAAGTGGTGGATTAAATAGTGGTAAAGGACAAGCTACACACAAGTAAGAGATAAAGCTACTTGCACAAAAATAGATGAACTAGTATGATACAACTAGTAAATATAATTGTAAGAATAGTTTGGGATGTAAACCACATGAGGTAAGAAACATAATATTTAACCCCAAGGTTTGGTTGTTTATAGACAACCTACATTCTCCTTATGGTGAATCCAAACTAGTTGGTTCATGTGCTAATTAACGTTATAGTCAAGTCCATAATAAGGGCACTGTAATGATCACTCTAAAGCGACACTCCAATAAGTCACTATTACACTAAAGTTGCTTTTCGTAAATCAGCCACGAGGAAAGAGCATAGGAGCCCCTTGCAGGAATGATTGAAGCCAACTACAATCTCCAATAGATGCTCAATGATTCCAACGATCTACAGACTGTCTAGCTGACGACAATCATCAAGAGTAATAAAAACAAAACCACCCTAACTCATTCAACTAGTGTCATAAGGTACATGAACTCAATACAATACACTAGGAGTGCTCCAATCTCACCAGGTGATGAATTATGGGTTTCAAGTGATTGGGGTGTGTTTCTTAAACCTCAAAAGGTGTATGTAAGTGTTAGTTGTCGAGGGATACCGACCAAGGGTCAATTTATAACCTCACAAAGATTTGAACAATTACCTCTTGAAAACGCTAAAATTGGGGACTGCGCTAGATACATCGATGCCCTTTCAGTGGGTATATCTCCAATGACTATAAACTAGTTGTTAGGCGTCTTGTGTAGTCAATGGACaagtcaccggacatgtctggtgagttATAGGCTAAAATATGTAGGTTTCTAAGCTCTCTGAGTAACTAGTCTGTTGTGATATCTGATGTTATGTTGGACACGTTCAATGCCTTATACGGCTACTATACACGGTTGACATACTCTTAGAGTTTCGTGTTTGGCgttgcatgtccggtgcacgtcGGACACCATGATATATTGATAAAATATGTTATCTAAAATCAGGCCATTCTCACATCTAGTGATGTCTAGTGTCTCGCTAGATACGTCTGAAAATATGCATCGAGATTATTTTCTTATCTCTTTTGAAGCCAGCTAGCTCTCAAATGTTTTATCAAACGCGTTAGAGCATAGTTAGCATTTTCAAAGTTTTTATATAAACATGTCAGAGTGTAGTTAGTATTTTTTAATTTGGGAGCAAAAATATCAGGGGAATTGGAGGGGCTACAATTCCCTTGCtattctgtcggcgtttcgagaccggggggtccctggaccgacgagtgaattgtcgccgcgtgccccagcccagatgggtcggcgcgagacggagcgcgaaggggggaaggcggccggagggagacgggcgtgagaggtggaaatcccgcggccttcgtgttcgtcccgcgcccaggtcgggtgcgcttgcagtagggggttacaagcgtccacgcgggagggagcgagcgacctcacgcgagcgcctgtcccgtcctttccccgcgtggccaaccctctgtaagagggccctggtccttccttttataggcgcaaggagaggatccaggtatacaatgggggtgtagcagtgtgctaacgtgtctagcggaggagagctagcgccctaagtacatgccatcgtggcagccggagaggtcttggcacccggttcatgtggtgtcgtggccgtcggaggagcgctggagcctggcggaaggacagctgccggggcggtcgagtccttgctgacgtcctcttgcttccgtaagggggctgagagccgccgtcgtcatagagcgtgcggggcgccatcattacttatctagcggagcgagccagatgggacgccggtcttgttccccgtagcctgagtcagcttggggtagggtaatgatggcgcctcctgttg contains these protein-coding regions:
- the LOC100274035 gene encoding Beta-1,3-galactosyltransferase 7; the encoded protein is MKPKNGGLASDRRLLSRRILILCFLSFFLGILVTDLFGSVPSPVVVQTGWHEHEHEHDTELQSLSEDFVAKPKPAEDRDIMGEVSKTHEAIQYLEKSIDTLQMELAAKRSINELHGESTGGGVSKQRRRVFVVIGVNTAFSSRKRRDSVRETWMPQGEKLKKLEEKGIVVRFTIGHSATSNNVLDKAIDAEDEIHGDFLRLDHVEGYHKLSAKTKTFFSTAVALWDADFYVKVDDDVHLNLGMLVATLGRHKLKPRVYIGCMKSGPVLSDKNAKYHEPEFWKFGEDGNKYFRHATGQIYAISKDLATYISINQPILHKYANEDVSLGAWFIGLDVEHIDDRDMCCGTPPDCEWKAQAGNVCIASFDWRCSGVCNPVERIKYVHSRCGEGQDAIWSASF